In the Gasterosteus aculeatus chromosome X, fGasAcu3.hap1.1, whole genome shotgun sequence genome, one interval contains:
- the LOC120809722 gene encoding DNA replication complex GINS protein PSF3 — MDTQSYLPVQPGVGMQENFLSLDDILLSHERLPIRTECAFPRLGYLEKATDAQDIPQGTKMELPLWLSKGLYERKRRVLSVELPKVYREGWRTVFNADPNVVDLHKMGPYYYGLGSQMLHFDSPENPEIAQTLLQTFIGRFRRNMDSSQNAYNEDTSALVERLDCLEKFLFTSGQSGLNGFQSWEKGRASQLTASSLVLNYRKRKMADVPP; from the exons ATGGACACGCAGTCCTATCTGCCCGTACAGCCCGGGGTGGGAATGCAGGAGAACTTCCTGTCTCTCGACGACATTCTGCTCTCTCACGAGCGGCTCCCGATCCGCACGGAGTGCGCCTTCCCCCGGCTGGGCTACCTGGAGAAGGCGACCGACGCGCAGGACATCCCGCAG GGCACCAAGATGGAGCTCCCTCTGTGGCTGTCCAAGGGCCTGtacgagaggaagaggagggtgctgTCGGTGGAGCTCCCCAAGGTGTACAGGGAGGGCTGGAGGACCGTGTTCAACGCCGACCCCAACGTGGTGGACCTGCACAAGATGGGGCCCTACTACTACGGCCTGGGCTCCCAGATGCTGCACTTCGACAGCCCAGAGAACCCGGAGATCGCCCAgacgctgctgcag ACGTTCATCGGCCGCTTCAGACGGAACATGGACTCGTCCCAGAACGCCTACAACGAGGACACGTCTGCGCTGGTGGAGCGCCTGGACTGCTTGGAGAAGTTCCTGTTCACGTCGGGGCAGAGCGGCCTCAACGGCTTCCAGAGCTGGGAGAAGGGACGGGCCTCGCAGCTCACCGCCTCCAGCCTGGTCCTCAACTACCGCAAGAGGAAGATGGCCGACGTGCCGCCCTGA